The DNA sequence NNNNNNNNNNNNNNNNNNNNNNNNNNNNNNNNNNNNNNNNNNNNNNNNNNNNNNNNNNNNNNNNNNNNNNNNNNNNNNNNNNNNNNNNNNNNNNNNNNNNNNNNNNNNNNNNNNNNNNNNNNNNNNNNNNNNNNNNNNNNNNNNNNNNNNNNNNNNNNNNNNNNNNNNNNNNNNNNNNNNNNNNNNNNNNNNNNNNNNNNNNNNNNNNNNNNNNNNNNNNNNNNNNNNNNNNNNNNNNNNNNNNNNNNNNNNNNNNNNNNNNNNNNNNNNNNNNNNNNNNNNNNNNNNNNNNNNNNNNNNNNNNNNNNNNNNNNNNNNNNNNNNNNNNNNNNNNNNNNNNNNNNNNNNNNNNNNNNNNNNNNNNNNNNNNNNNNNNNNNNNNNNNNNNNNNNNNNNNNNNNNNNNNNNNNNNNNNNNNNNNNNNNNNNNNNNNNNNNNNNNNNNNNNNNNNNNNNNNNNNNNNNNNNNNNNNNNNNNNNNNNNNNNNNNNNNNNNNNNNNNNNNNNNNNNNNNNNNNNNNNNNNNNNNNNNNNNNNNNNNNNNNNNNNNNNNNNNNNNNNNNNNNNNNNNNNNNNNNNNNNNNNNNNNNNNNNNNNNNNNNNNNNNNNNNNNNNNNNNNNNNNNNNNNNNNNNNNNNNNNNNNNNNNNNNNNNNNNNNNNNNNNNNNNNNNNNNNNNNNNNNNNNNNNNNNNNNNNNNNNNNNNNNNNNNNNNNNNNNNNNNNNNNNNNNNNNNNNNNNNNNNNNNNNNNNNNNNNNNNNNNNNNNNNNNNNNNNNNNNNNNNNNNNNNNNNNNNNNNNNNNNNNNNNNNNNNNNNNNNNNNNNNNNNNNNNNNNNNNNNNNNNNNNNNNNNNNNNNNNNNNNNNNNNNNNNNNNNNNNNNNNNNNNNNNNNNNNNNNNNNNNNNNNNNNNNNNNNNNNNNNNNNNNNNNNNNNNNNNNNNNNNNNNNNNNNNNNNNNNNNNNNNNNNNNNNNNNNNNNNNNNNNNNNNNNNNNNNNNNNNNNNNNNNNNNNNNNNNNNNNNNNNNNNNNNNNNNNNNNNNNNNNNNNNNNNNNNNNNNNNNNNNNNNNNNNNNNNNNNNNNNNNNNNNNNNNNNNNNNNNNNNNNNNNNNNNNNNNNNNNNNNNNNNNNNNNNNNNNNNNNNNNNNNNNNNNNNNNNNNNNNNNNNNNNNNNNNNNNNNNNNNNNNNNNNNNNNNNNNNNNNNNNNNNNNNNNNNNNNNNNNNNNNNNNNNNNNNNNNNNNNNNNNNNNNNNNNNNNNNNNNNNNNNNNNNNNNNNNNNNNNNNNNNNNNNNNNNNNNNNNNNNNNNNNNNNNNNNNNNNNNNNNNNNNNNNNNNNNNNNNNNNNNNNNNNNNNNNNNNNNNNNNNNNNNNNNNNNNNNNNNNNNNNNNNNNNNNNNNNNNNNNNNNNNNNNNNNNNNNNNNNNNNNNNNNNNNNNNNNNNNNNNNNNNNNNNNNNNNNNNNNNNNNNNNNNNNNNNNNNNNNNNNNNNNNNNNNNNNNNNNNNNNNNNNNNNNNNNNNNNNNNNNNNNNNNNNNNNNNNNNNNNNNNNNNNNNNNNNNNNNNNNNNNNNNNNNNNNNNNNNNNNNNNNNNNNNNNNNNNNNNNNNNNNNNNNNNNNNNNNNNNNNNNNNNNNNNNNNNNNNNNNNNNNNNNNNNNNNNNNNNNNNNNNNNNNNNNNNNNNNNNNNNNNNNNNNNNNNNNNNNNNNNNNNNNNNNNNNNNNNNNNNNNNNNNNNNNNNNNAAAGGGATGCAGGGAGCAGGAGGGCTTCCAAGGAATTCTAGATTTGATGTCGGTTGTGTGGTTGGCCTATTGCAAATGGGCCAATCAGAAAAAGCATCAGGGGTTTGGTTCATACATAAATGGTGGGAATTGTATGGCAGCAATGGGGTTGAAGACGAGCCAGCTATTGTACCTGAGGTACATAGCCACTCCTCGACTAGATAGACGCAACAGTATCCTCATCAGAAGCATCACAAGGACGTAGAAGAGGGAGAAGCCGGGCTCTATTTTTCTCGGGTTTTTTTGGCACCGTTTTCGGATATCGGTTGGTTTGGCTCTTGGACCACCACGATGTTTACATTGTTCGGTAAGGACCTTGCATTTTCAGAAACTGTGTGATAATGTAAAGAAATATGTATAAATGATTAATGGTAGTCAGAGGACGAAATATGTATCTTGATCTCACCTGGATGACTAAAGACGGGCCACCGGCAACAATCTCGGCTGGGATTTGATTTAAAGGGCAATTCTCAATGGACATGATCTCTAGTTTGGAGCAGAGCGCCAACTCGAAGGGAAGCGATTGAAGATGTGGATTGTCGTTGATGTAGAGCGACTCTAACGACTCCAACGAACCGATCTCTTCAGGCAGCAACGAGATGAGATTTTCACCGACTGTCAAGTATTCCAATTTGGACAGTTGTCTATTGAATGGACAAAAGAAAGGTAAAGACTTGTATATGCATGCCAGGGGCCTGGGAGGTGTCCTGAAAGGAATTCTTACCCAATGGCTCTGGGAAGTTGTGAGAGATTGTTGGATTGGAGAATGAGCTTCTGAAGCTCTCGCAGCCGACCAATCTCATTCGGAATGATGTCCAATTTGTTCTCTTCCAGATCCAAGATTCGGAGCTTTTGAAGTTGTCCAATGTTACTCGGGAGCTTCCGCAACAGATTATTGGACAATATTAGAACCTgaggagacaaaaaaaaaggttttgtttATGATCAAGATATCCGCCATTGCTCACCCCTCATACACTTACTTCAAGATTTGACAGACAAGCAATATCATCAGGGAGCTTCTGGATTTGGTTGGTTCCAAAATTCAGTTCCACCACAGAATGCCAAGTACCAATATCTAAAACGAAGATAACATTTGAAATGAGTCCTATATTTCTCTCGCAGCATTCCAATGTCACCCCACCAATGGGAAGAGAGGTCAAGATGTTTTCCTTCATGTTCAATTTCTGCAAATGGTTGGCACGAGAAAATATCCCATACGGGATGCGGTCACATTGGTTGTGCTCCATGTTCAAGACCTGAAAGATGGGGCACCAATTTAAACACTCTTCAGTGAATGTCAATGAAGAACCTTCAAGCAAAGCTTCTCTGTTTGTTCTCTTGATCGTTGTTTTCATACCACTGTATTAATGAACTGGGCGGGTCCCCCGGGTGGAAAATTCGAGAATTGGTTCCTGGACAATGAGATCTGCGTTAGATTTTCCAGTGAGCTGAGAAGACCCTCGGGTAGACTGGAGATCAGATTATTCTCGACATTGAACTGCTCTAAGGCGTTGCACTTGGCCAACGAGCACGGAATGGAACTGAAGGAGAGACGGTTGTACCTTGGGAGGTCAATGAAAGAAATACCGTGTTAGTGTCAAGATCAGAAGTTTGGTTGGGAATGCCAATCGGTTTCTGATTACCTTAACCCAATTCGAGTGAGGTGCACCAGGTTTCCGATGGAATCGGGAAGATTGGCCAACTTGTTATGCTGAAGGTCCAGGGTGAGAAGTTGGGTGCATTCGCCGATTTCTGGAGGTATCGTTTCTAATTGGTTGTACGACATATCGAATGTCACGAGACCAGTCAGATTCCCAATTGAAGGTGGGAGCGATCTGAGAGAACGAACAGATCAGGTTACCAACCAACTGACCAACAGTCTTCTTAAATTCATGTTGGATCAATCCAACTTACGTGATATTGTTTTCTCGGATACTCAGATTGGTCAGTCTCGCCAGGTTGCCGATCTCATTGCCCACTTCCTTGATTCGATTGAATCTTAAGTAGAGTGTGGTGAGGCTAGTTAGAGTGTAGACCACAGGGGGAATCTATTAACGattaaaagtcaaaagtttttctttaTCGAAACGAGTTGGGGAATCACTTCTCACCTCTGGAAAGCGATTGTGTCGAAGGTCCAAGACCCGAAGTTGCCTTAGGTTGGCCAGACTGTCCGGTAAGGAGGTCAAGACGTTTTCTGACAAGCTCAGGGTCATCAAGTTGGACAATCCCCCGATCTCATTGGGCAACACGGCCAAGCGGTTCGAGTACACGTATAACTCCGTCAATTGCGTTAGTTCTTTGATGGAAGCCGGCACCAGTGAGATGTTCGACTTGGCCAAATCCAGCCGAGTCTTGTTCTCTTCTTTGCACTTGGCAAACTCTCTTGGGAGATCCTGCAAGAGGATCCCAAAAacgtttgaatttgcttttggttatggagattttttttctgacgaTCCTTGAAGCTTTCAATATCATCATGGAAAACATtcagaaatgtaaaattacTCTGGATGCGGAAAAGATACGCTTTCCGGCTTAAACGAGTAATAGCTTTCGGAGAACATTATTGAAGGTCAGAGTTAGCTGATACTACACATTTCCAAAGTATCTCAGAAAAGTGTTTATCACAATTATAGTGACTGCGTTTCGAGATCACCGTTATGCTTTCGAAAATTCTGCcaagttagaacaatgaagttcatctctcttctttctcagatttctttgaccaaaattcctggcaatggtttagaaaaaaatgtgaaaaaataaaaccccCCAAAAGTGGAATTTTGAACGTTAATGCCACTCAACTCACGTTTGAAAGGGGTGACCTTTGTCATTGAATCCACTAATTTCGTTAAAAACACTCTTGATTGAGGTGAGACACATTAGATTACGAGGGTGGTACTAAACAAATCAGCCCTACAAATTTTTCTCTAAAACAAAGAGATATCAAAAAACTCGATTTGCAGCATTTTTCGACATAGTCACCGTGCATAACAATGCCTTTATGCATCCTTTTCATCCAGTTGTCAAAATTATGTTGGAGGCCTCCTTGGCACAGTTGTCGTAGCACCCCCTTCACAGTAACAttaagctcaaaattgatggcATGTCTCTTGTGTCCAGCAAGCTTGAACTTTAGCTGTGGAAAAAGTCAGAAGTGGTAGGGTGCCAAATCTGGGCTATAAAGGTGCATGGAGCAACACCTTAATCttccttttggccaagaagcCCCTGGTTTTCTGGGAGATGTGAGGCTTTGCCTTGTCCTAGGTAATGTCAATTTGCACAAATTCTCAAGGGGTGACTCGAGGGCTACTACTACTTTATTTTGCACACAAACTTCTTCAGAACCAAACAACATACCAAAGCAGTCACTATATCATCCGAATCGTGAGAGTTGGATCTTTCACATGAATCCAGTTTCGTAGTGGTAATTTTAAACGCAAAGTTTTCATAACGGCTGTCCCGATTTGTTTGTTACCGCCCTCGTACATGCTCACATAGTTCAAACAACACACTCAAGTAACCTTGCAACGAAGGTTATCCTTTACTCCCCAGTAATCTTAATTGATTGATCCCCGCATGCCAAACTAATGGTGGCTTATTTATACCAACTGTAATATGCATAAAATATGGCTACCttgagaaatatgaaaaatcGAACACTTCATATTccatatttttcacattcttACCAAATGCGTGGTGACGACCGATTTCTTGTGGCTAGGCCCGCCAGTGCGCTTCTTCTTGCCATCGATCTCCACCGTCACCTTCTTGGCGTCCGTGTTGTCGCTGATGGCNNNNNNNNNNNNNNNNNNNNNNNNNNNNNNNNNNNNNNNNNNNNNNNNNNNaaaaaagagagagataggcaatttagagcgtattctcgtGGTTGTACGTGTATTTATCCTCATCTAAGTAGATGaggcaaaagagaatgaaaaggactattgatAATCCATCAAAATGACCGGATGTCAGACCTGTTCATTGAAGTGAGGCACGCCGCCCAGAGCCGCTGATGGAACTCAGCGCGGTCTCGCCTTCGCCGCTGCTCTGATGGCCGCCGCTCCCGCCCCCGGACAAGTTCTTGGGGCGGTTCGAGCGCTTCATGGCGATGTCGGAGCGCAGATGCGGGCGTCACGAGCGGGAAACAATCACGGACAGACTCGTCAGTAGCGCCCAATATACACGATCTCAACGGACACGGAACTGAAAGCCACGAGGATACATACAGAACAATCAGCCCGCGGCGGACTTGGGTGGGATATCAGCGATATAAGGTTCCTAAGCGACATCATGTTAACAACGTGACATAAAAACCAAGGCCCcgctcattttgttccacgCATTAACCCGAGCTACAGCCAGGGTAACTGGTCAAGGTCATAAACCGGGTCTGCAGGTTAAGGTCAGTTTCGACGGAATCCATCGATCCAATCCGAGTCCGAGCTTTGGAATTGGGCAGGCCCCTATTTGGACCCTCTCTGTCAATTTCCAGGCCAGGGATATCCAGGCCACGATGGACCCGCCCATGAGTCTCCATCGAGAGGCCCTAAAGATGCTGGTCAGCCCACGGACATGCCAGTAAAACAGGCTACCCTCCCCTCTCGACCGCTGAGGTCGAAGCGTGGCCGTACTTTACCCGTAGCGGCCA is a window from the Tigriopus californicus strain San Diego chromosome 2, Tcal_SD_v2.1, whole genome shotgun sequence genome containing:
- the LOC131893683 gene encoding leucine-rich repeat protein SHOC-2-like (The sequence of the model RefSeq protein was modified relative to this genomic sequence to represent the inferred CDS: added 195 bases not found in genome assembly), coding for MKRSNRPKNLSGGGSGGHQSSGEGETAAEFHQRALGGVPHFNEQIPDSPDYNATAETVSIASTMPELQSTSDASMASLTSSFKDMMKKEKKNAISDNTDAKKVTVEIDGKKKRTGGPSHKKSVVTTHLDLPREFAKCKEENKTRLDLAKSNISLVPASIKELTQLTELYVYSNRLAVLPNEIGGLSNLMTLSLSENVLTSLPDSLANLRQLRVLDLRHNRFPEIPPVVYTLTSLTTLYLRFNRIKEVGNEIGNLARLTNLSIRENNITSLPPSIGNLTGLVTFDMSYNQLETIPPEIGECTQLLTLDLQHNKLANLPDSIGNLVHLTRIGLRYNRLSFSSIPCSLAKCNALEQFNVENNLISSLPEGLLSSLENLTQISLSRNQFSNFPPGGPAQFINTVVLNMEHNQCDRIPYGIFSRANHLQKLNMKENILTSLPIDIGTWHSVVELNFGTNQIQKLPDDIACLSNLEVLILSNNLLRKLPSNIGQLQKLRILDLEENKLDIIPNEIGRLRELQKLILQSNNLSQLPRAIGQLSKLEYLTVGENLISLLPEEIGSLESLESLYINDNPHLQSLPFELALCSKLEIMSIENCPLNQIPAEIVAGGPSLVIQFLKMQGPYRTM